One stretch of Pigmentiphaga aceris DNA includes these proteins:
- a CDS encoding chemotaxis response regulator protein-glutamate methylesterase — translation MKVAIVNDMPLAIEALQRALAHDPSLQVCWVARSGEEAITRCATDRPDVMLMDLIMPGIDGVETTKRIMASSPCAIVIVTGDIQRQTNRIFEAMGHGALDVTGTPVLGGKDPAGEAQALLRKIRNVGWLIGRAAITRKPAAAAPATRGLPGQLLAIGASAGGPAALAQLLARLPVDFPAAIVLVQHVDAAFAAGMAEWLATQISLPVRLARVGEQPLPGTVLLAGTADHLRLLEDQTLDYCAEPRAALYRPSIDVFFDSVSRHWRGPAVGVLLTGMGRDGAEGLKSMRQHGFLTIAQDQATSAVYGMPKAAAAIDAADRIMPLGLIAPLLITHFAPDASRQAQGSGHERGAR, via the coding sequence GTGAAAGTTGCCATCGTCAACGATATGCCCCTGGCGATCGAAGCGTTGCAGCGTGCCTTGGCGCATGATCCAAGCCTGCAGGTCTGCTGGGTTGCCCGATCAGGCGAAGAAGCAATCACACGCTGCGCCACCGACCGCCCGGACGTCATGCTGATGGACCTCATCATGCCCGGCATCGATGGCGTCGAGACCACCAAGCGCATCATGGCCAGCTCGCCATGCGCCATCGTGATCGTCACTGGCGACATACAGCGCCAGACCAATCGAATTTTTGAAGCCATGGGCCACGGCGCGCTCGATGTCACCGGCACGCCGGTGCTGGGCGGCAAAGACCCCGCAGGCGAAGCCCAAGCCCTGCTGCGCAAGATCCGCAACGTCGGCTGGTTGATCGGCCGCGCTGCCATCACCCGCAAACCGGCCGCTGCAGCCCCCGCTACCCGAGGCCTGCCCGGTCAGCTTCTGGCAATCGGTGCATCGGCCGGTGGCCCGGCAGCCTTGGCGCAATTGCTGGCCCGCTTGCCTGTCGATTTTCCCGCTGCAATCGTGCTGGTGCAGCACGTCGATGCCGCGTTTGCTGCAGGAATGGCCGAGTGGCTGGCGACACAGATCAGTTTGCCGGTTAGACTTGCGCGCGTTGGCGAACAACCCCTTCCGGGTACAGTGCTACTGGCCGGTACCGCCGACCACTTGCGGCTGCTGGAAGACCAGACACTGGACTATTGCGCCGAACCGCGTGCCGCGCTGTATCGCCCGTCGATCGATGTGTTTTTCGACAGCGTATCGCGGCATTGGCGCGGACCAGCTGTAGGCGTATTGCTGACAGGCATGGGTCGTGACGGCGCGGAAGGCCTGAAGTCCATGCGTCAGCACGGTTTTTTGACGATTGCACAAGACCAGGCCACCAGTGCCGTCTATGGCATGCCAAAGGCCGCCGCTGCCATCGACGCAGCCGACCGAATCATGCCGCTGGGGTTGATCGCCCCGCTTCTGATAACTCATTTTGCCCCCGATGCCTCACGACAAGCCCAAGGAAGTGGACATGAACGCGGTGCCCGATGA
- a CDS encoding chemotaxis protein CheW — protein MSDTLIQALAPLHDDIDPCWRTIGTRGDQSCPKLQEYLRCVNCSVYHDKAQALLERLPARVDDEADEVEFGQESSSERFNVLVFRLEGEWLAVPTRMLDEVSEPRGVHPVPHRRRGALLGLVNVRGALTPCISLARLLSLPADTSDRSGLENRGRMLIVKDGARQIAIPVDAVEGIHAIRRQAVTAAPATLSAGTQSVATGVVDCGKHRAGLIDPTRLQQALAGVLA, from the coding sequence ATGAGCGATACCTTGATCCAGGCCCTTGCGCCCTTGCACGATGACATCGACCCATGCTGGCGAACCATCGGCACGCGTGGCGACCAAAGCTGCCCCAAGCTTCAGGAATACTTGCGGTGTGTAAATTGCTCGGTCTATCACGACAAGGCTCAGGCACTGCTGGAACGCCTGCCCGCACGTGTAGACGACGAGGCGGATGAGGTCGAATTCGGCCAGGAATCCTCCAGCGAACGCTTCAACGTACTGGTCTTCCGGCTGGAAGGCGAATGGCTGGCCGTGCCCACCCGCATGCTGGATGAAGTCAGCGAACCGCGTGGCGTCCACCCTGTGCCCCATCGTCGCCGGGGGGCCTTGCTGGGTTTGGTCAATGTGCGAGGCGCACTGACGCCTTGCATATCCCTTGCCCGCCTGCTGTCTTTGCCAGCAGACACCAGTGACCGCAGCGGACTGGAAAACCGCGGACGCATGCTGATCGTGAAAGACGGGGCACGTCAGATCGCCATTCCCGTCGATGCCGTCGAGGGCATTCACGCGATTCGCCGACAAGCCGTCACCGCCGCACCCGCCACCCTGTCGGCTGGCACGCAGTCGGTTGCCACCGGCGTGGTCGATTGCGGCAAACATCGCGCGGGCCTGATCGACCCGACACGGCTGCAACAGGCGCTGGCGGGAGTACTCGCATGA
- a CDS encoding hybrid sensor histidine kinase/response regulator, producing the protein MNSDQLRDASLLELFQMEAVAQAEVLNGGLLALERDPTSAVHLEACMRAAHSLKGAARIVDLDPGVRIAHVMEDVLVDAQAGRLLLESRHIDVLLQGVDLLLQVGDPVRHMTISIEQVDAYVVALGAVVATPSADTFALPAVDTSMSFLGDLPAIDTVTPFTDLSTPLVPLLPVIPNALASDGYGIPAIPATPAIPVIPATPLAPPPPPVVEEAPEPVLKLPARPGLEDTDDDQDRALRVNARTLNRLVGFAGETLVEAHWLKPFNASVLRLRRNQQGATRAVARVQDLLAERGLDDPRLDAALEEARRLLESCQQGLGERMGELDRFGSRVEHLSQRLYDTALACRMRPFADALPGGTRMVRDLARTLGKQARLEISGETTQVDRDILEALDAPLTHLLRNALDHGVETPAERLAMGKSAEGVLRLHAMHRAGKLLIEVSDDGEGIDLARLRSRIQQRGYANAETAERLSEAELLAFLFLPGFSTRNAVTEFSGRGVGLDVVQTLMRQLRGTARIEQQQGRGTRVVMELPLSLSVVRSLLVDVGGEIYAFPLALVDCTVRVPAEDIVSLEGHQHFAMGNRQIGLVSARQVLQEGNADGHPGDVPVVVIGVDDTAFGVTVDKLLGERTIAIQPLDPRLGKVQDIMAGAVLDDGTPVLVLDVEDLLRSIDKLVSGGRLARVDARQVAPVAHARKHVLVVDDSLTVRELERKLLHNRGYEVSVAVDGMEGWNMLHAGRFDLVVTDVDMPRMDGIELVSRIRAEPRLRAMPVMVVSYKDREEDRRRGLDAGADYYLAKGSFHDDALLDAVADLIGEARS; encoded by the coding sequence ATGAATTCGGATCAATTGCGCGACGCCTCGCTGCTGGAACTCTTCCAGATGGAAGCCGTGGCCCAGGCTGAAGTCCTCAACGGCGGTTTGCTGGCACTGGAACGCGACCCGACATCTGCTGTGCATCTGGAAGCCTGCATGCGCGCCGCCCACTCGCTCAAGGGTGCGGCGCGCATTGTCGACCTCGACCCGGGTGTACGCATTGCCCACGTGATGGAAGACGTGCTGGTCGATGCGCAGGCCGGCCGGCTGCTGCTGGAATCGCGGCATATCGATGTGCTGCTGCAAGGTGTCGACCTGCTGCTGCAGGTAGGCGACCCAGTGCGCCACATGACGATCAGCATCGAGCAAGTGGACGCCTATGTGGTGGCCTTGGGCGCGGTGGTGGCAACGCCGTCGGCAGACACGTTTGCGCTGCCGGCAGTCGATACCAGCATGTCTTTCCTGGGCGATCTGCCTGCGATCGATACGGTGACGCCGTTTACCGATTTGAGCACGCCGCTGGTGCCGTTGTTGCCCGTGATTCCGAACGCGCTGGCATCGGACGGTTATGGCATTCCGGCGATACCCGCCACCCCAGCGATTCCAGTGATTCCAGCAACGCCACTGGCACCGCCGCCCCCGCCGGTCGTCGAAGAAGCCCCCGAACCCGTGCTGAAGCTCCCCGCACGCCCTGGACTGGAAGACACCGACGACGATCAGGACCGCGCGCTGCGCGTCAACGCCCGCACGCTGAATCGCTTGGTTGGCTTCGCAGGCGAAACGCTGGTGGAAGCGCACTGGCTCAAGCCTTTCAACGCCTCGGTGCTGCGTCTGCGCCGCAACCAGCAAGGCGCCACGCGAGCCGTCGCCCGTGTGCAGGACCTGCTGGCCGAACGCGGCCTGGATGATCCTCGCCTGGACGCCGCATTGGAAGAAGCCCGACGCCTGCTGGAAAGCTGCCAGCAAGGGCTGGGCGAGCGCATGGGTGAACTCGATCGCTTCGGCAGCCGCGTCGAACATCTGTCCCAGCGACTTTACGACACCGCGCTGGCTTGCCGCATGCGGCCGTTTGCCGACGCCTTGCCCGGTGGTACTCGCATGGTGCGCGACTTGGCCCGCACCTTGGGCAAGCAGGCTCGCCTGGAAATTTCCGGCGAGACCACCCAGGTTGATCGCGACATTCTGGAAGCACTGGACGCGCCGCTTACGCATCTGCTGCGCAATGCGCTGGATCACGGCGTTGAAACCCCTGCCGAGCGACTCGCCATGGGCAAGTCGGCCGAAGGCGTGCTGCGCCTGCATGCCATGCATCGCGCCGGCAAACTGCTGATCGAGGTCAGCGACGACGGCGAAGGTATCGATCTGGCGCGACTCAGGTCCCGCATTCAGCAACGGGGTTATGCCAATGCCGAAACGGCCGAACGGCTGAGCGAAGCCGAACTGCTTGCCTTCCTGTTCCTGCCTGGTTTCAGCACCCGCAACGCCGTCACCGAATTCTCGGGGCGCGGCGTGGGGCTGGACGTGGTGCAGACCTTGATGCGTCAATTGCGTGGCACGGCACGCATCGAACAGCAGCAAGGGCGCGGCACGCGCGTGGTCATGGAGTTGCCGCTGTCCCTGTCGGTGGTGCGCAGCCTGCTGGTCGATGTGGGCGGCGAAATCTACGCCTTCCCGCTGGCCCTGGTGGACTGCACGGTTCGTGTGCCGGCGGAAGACATCGTCTCGCTGGAAGGCCATCAGCACTTTGCGATGGGCAACCGGCAGATCGGTCTGGTGTCGGCGCGCCAAGTGCTTCAGGAAGGCAATGCCGATGGCCACCCTGGCGATGTGCCGGTGGTGGTGATCGGTGTGGACGACACCGCATTCGGTGTCACCGTGGACAAGCTGCTGGGCGAACGCACGATTGCGATTCAGCCGCTGGACCCGCGCCTGGGCAAAGTCCAGGACATCATGGCCGGCGCGGTGCTGGACGACGGCACGCCCGTGCTGGTACTGGACGTGGAAGACTTGCTGCGGTCCATCGACAAACTGGTCAGCGGCGGCCGCCTGGCCCGGGTCGATGCGCGCCAGGTTGCACCCGTTGCGCATGCGCGCAAGCACGTACTGGTAGTCGATGATTCGCTGACGGTGCGTGAACTTGAACGCAAACTGCTGCATAACCGTGGTTATGAAGTCAGCGTGGCGGTCGATGGCATGGAAGGCTGGAACATGCTGCACGCGGGCCGCTTCGATCTGGTGGTGACCGACGTCGACATGCCACGCATGGACGGCATCGAACTCGTGTCGCGCATACGGGCTGAACCCCGCTTGCGCGCCATGCCGGTAATGGTAGTCTCCTACAAAGATCGCGAGGAAGACCGACGTCGCGGCCTGGATGCCGGTGCCGACTACTACCTGGCAAAGGGAAGTTTCCACGACGATGCCCTGCTCGACGCGGTGGCTGACCTGATCGGAGAGGCAAGATCGTGA
- a CDS encoding diguanylate cyclase, translated as MNAVPDDTTATPPDSFPAMVLLVDDQVMVGEAIRRALANEPGIDFHYCPDPQRALAEAIQTRPTVILQDLVLPGVDGLSLVRAYRAHPAVKDVPIIVLSTKEEASVKGAAFTAGANDYLVKLPDTIELVARIRYHSRSYLTLQQRDEAYQALRKSQQKLLETNMELRRLTNLDGLTGLANRRYFDEYLDAEWKRSLRERREISVLMLDVDHFKPFNDTYGHVAGDEALKRVAATILASCDRSTDLGARYGGEEFSLVLPGMPAGGARLIAEKLRRAIEGLKIPHASSPTAPHLTASIGIASVMPDQADGVISLVHSADRGLYEAKRLGRNRAVPASMV; from the coding sequence ATGAACGCGGTGCCCGATGACACAACGGCCACGCCGCCAGACAGTTTTCCGGCGATGGTCTTGTTGGTTGACGATCAAGTCATGGTTGGCGAAGCGATCCGTCGCGCGCTGGCCAACGAACCCGGCATCGACTTCCATTACTGCCCAGATCCCCAGCGTGCGCTGGCCGAAGCGATCCAGACGCGCCCGACCGTCATTTTGCAAGACCTGGTGTTGCCCGGTGTCGATGGCCTGAGCCTGGTGCGGGCCTACCGTGCCCACCCGGCCGTCAAAGACGTGCCCATCATCGTGTTGTCTACCAAGGAAGAAGCCTCGGTCAAGGGCGCAGCATTTACGGCAGGTGCCAATGACTACCTGGTGAAGCTACCTGACACCATCGAACTGGTGGCCCGCATTCGCTATCACTCGCGTTCGTATCTGACGCTGCAACAGCGCGACGAGGCCTACCAGGCGCTGCGCAAAAGCCAGCAGAAGCTGCTTGAAACGAACATGGAATTGCGCCGGCTGACCAACCTGGACGGCTTGACCGGGCTGGCCAATCGCCGTTACTTCGATGAGTACCTGGACGCAGAGTGGAAGCGCTCGTTGCGCGAGCGGCGCGAGATCAGCGTGCTGATGCTGGATGTCGACCACTTCAAGCCTTTCAACGACACCTACGGCCACGTTGCCGGAGACGAAGCGCTGAAGCGGGTTGCCGCCACCATTCTTGCCAGCTGCGACCGATCTACCGACTTGGGTGCCCGATACGGTGGCGAAGAATTTTCACTGGTATTGCCAGGCATGCCGGCGGGCGGCGCGCGTCTGATCGCAGAAAAGCTGCGTCGTGCCATTGAAGGCCTGAAAATTCCGCATGCAAGTTCGCCCACTGCTCCGCACCTGACGGCAAGCATCGGCATTGCGTCGGTCATGCCCGACCAGGCAGACGGCGTGATATCGCTGGTGCATTCAGCCGATCGCGGTCTGTACGAGGCGAAGCGCCTGGGCCGCAATCGCGCGGTGCCGGCGTCTA
- a CDS encoding CheR family methyltransferase encodes MSLPSSVITMLQQRIGLDPASIGPAMIERAVRSRATLRTRGNLEDYLRELDGNATEFQALVDAVVVPETWFFRYPESLTAMTNVALRRLAEQPAAPLRILSLPCSTGEEPYSIAMALLSAGVAPARFVIDAVDISESNIDAARQATYGKNSFRGGDLSFRDRYFSLEEHGYVLSPAVCAQVRLHLGNLLSPLLPFPKSTYDLVFCRNLLIYFDVATQTRSIHILTGLARSDGLLFVGPAEASVLTRMQHRSIGVPMAFAFHATPNTASNLASHSASSSASNTALNRASNTATNTFPHLRPNANTGLTSSGLTSTGFTNAASTNPRPLSAWQPDATRPASLAGSRSLPPLPAAVSHARTPAASAVQSAIAPLRAEAPSLAPGPMTAAITAPVTAPITEQSDSAAEALSFADMNALADKGRFEDALTACNAHLQRFGPSATVFYRQGLFHDAARRPEAAQEAYRKTLYLEPHHPQALLQLAALLEAAGDAEGAARLRRRMSRREAT; translated from the coding sequence GTGAGTTTGCCCAGCTCCGTCATCACCATGCTGCAACAGCGCATCGGGCTGGACCCGGCATCGATCGGGCCGGCCATGATCGAGCGCGCGGTGCGTAGTCGCGCCACGCTGCGCACGCGTGGCAACCTGGAAGACTATCTGCGTGAACTCGATGGCAACGCCACCGAGTTCCAGGCGCTGGTCGATGCGGTCGTAGTCCCGGAGACCTGGTTTTTCCGTTACCCGGAATCGCTGACTGCGATGACCAACGTTGCCTTGCGGCGCTTGGCCGAGCAGCCCGCTGCACCGCTGCGGATATTGAGCCTGCCCTGTTCCACAGGCGAGGAACCCTATTCCATCGCCATGGCCTTGCTGAGCGCCGGTGTTGCACCCGCGCGCTTTGTGATCGACGCCGTTGATATCAGCGAAAGCAATATCGACGCGGCACGGCAAGCCACCTACGGCAAGAACTCGTTTCGCGGTGGTGACCTGAGCTTTCGGGATCGCTATTTTTCGTTGGAAGAACACGGCTACGTGCTGTCGCCGGCCGTATGCGCGCAGGTGCGCCTGCACCTGGGCAACTTGCTGAGCCCCCTGCTGCCGTTCCCGAAGTCGACCTACGACCTGGTGTTCTGCCGCAATCTGCTGATTTATTTCGACGTTGCCACGCAGACGCGAAGCATTCACATTCTGACCGGCCTGGCCCGTTCAGACGGGCTGCTGTTTGTCGGTCCGGCTGAAGCCAGTGTGCTGACGCGGATGCAGCATCGGTCGATTGGTGTGCCGATGGCGTTTGCGTTTCATGCAACGCCAAATACGGCGTCGAACTTGGCATCTCATTCGGCATCCAGTTCGGCTTCAAACACCGCTTTGAACCGGGCCTCGAACACGGCAACGAACACCTTCCCGCATCTTCGTCCGAATGCAAATACGGGGCTGACGAGTTCTGGTCTTACAAGCACGGGTTTTACAAACGCTGCCAGCACCAATCCCCGACCGCTGTCGGCATGGCAACCCGATGCCACAAGACCTGCATCGCTCGCCGGATCGCGCAGTCTGCCCCCCTTGCCTGCGGCCGTCTCGCATGCACGAACGCCAGCAGCCAGTGCCGTACAGTCCGCCATTGCGCCGCTTCGCGCGGAAGCGCCTTCACTGGCACCGGGGCCGATGACGGCTGCCATCACCGCGCCAGTTACAGCTCCCATCACCGAGCAGTCAGACAGCGCCGCCGAAGCCCTGTCGTTCGCCGACATGAACGCGCTGGCCGACAAGGGCCGTTTTGAAGACGCCCTGACCGCCTGCAACGCGCACCTTCAGCGCTTCGGCCCCTCGGCGACCGTCTTTTATCGCCAGGGGCTGTTTCACGACGCCGCGCGTCGCCCTGAAGCCGCGCAAGAGGCTTACCGCAAGACGCTTTACCTTGAACCCCATCATCCGCAGGCGCTGCTGCAACTTGCAGCCTTGCTTGAAGCCGCTGGCGATGCCGAAGGTGCAGCACGCCTGCGCCGTCGCATGAGCCGTCGCGAGGCGACCTAA